One Roseburia rectibacter DNA window includes the following coding sequences:
- a CDS encoding SNF2-related protein — translation MFKEGMFVRCPIDKEYPDDPRLFATGKIISVDEFNECAQIKFYDPYGFKKYFEYIPDVVDDAPLEMLDHCHLFKDSIVKYGRRDATVIEYKHKKDDLTEYYIQTNDTKEYLHVDETKIIASFFSGSANPEHQLENYEFQNPCWYLGRQIVKETMNVLDNSIFGFKELAGCKIYLKAFQLNTIMQCLQSEQCRYMLADEVGLGKTIEACAVLKIYLSNKANQKVLIAVPNALVAQWRTELLFKFGIIEGNNENGNNVQLIAVEQVHEVLAKQKWNFVVVDEVHNYLKSEKYYERVHALSVNADNIILLSATPIQQRQNEYLSLLRLILPDKYDDISLDDFTCLVEKQKKISRLAHELLDEIDSFKNEILPEVESDNPLDDEDVQDGLEEICDNLDSIADIIGDHKLSEMVEAVDTTSQDFGIYAIQVIISYICDNYQIERNIIRGRRAVLGVYPNAPDGEFSERKLEEVTYSINEEENFYENEAHRTLTEWIVSQQSELDAERIDREIKPILEAFFSSAWAYVSRLEEAKKIGASIPNDVFTSANRWLEDEKTVYKDLANAMDDVESHPSRLLKLINFIDTALFGEKIVVFTDQPETFEVYCDLLQSAFGDEVTCFGASIDETENEINIYRFQSDDDCKILICDKTGGEGRNLQIADYVVHIDLPWNINSIEQRIGRLDRMGRDVEKPVTSVVIHSIDTYEDQLFKLWNEGLNVFSQSLSGLEIIMNDINNKITESIGSDFEYGLYRLIPELIEESKSMRESVHKEQIFDTAALRFKPLYLQLKKLLSNYQFNENKLFADTMMSWASLAGFGKLNHQKDSSFVSFDENNFSLKSAQNSFLIPPNWNNYLSKKQNEVAIRVQRGLEERKERNTTHSDRMIKGSFDRDTAIKNDYIHFYAPGDEVFDCIVDNAMHSYRGMCTAFAALSSMDWKGFIYTFSIEPNERALLEEGVSLFALGQFRQYLSSSIQVVPVAFSTYADVQEKMVISEHKRLCKMGYFNQSDEIEHLGRRGYSDGFMHISRQYNSSNLDWFKAQFDEEQWKKLVEKSEEIAFKKARSRFLKESDLEGAKELINQIVSTKESRERYFGTTSEESVEELKHQYELIFKSLEKPIIRLEAACFLWLVKK, via the coding sequence ATGTTCAAAGAGGGAATGTTTGTAAGATGCCCAATTGACAAGGAATATCCAGATGATCCGCGTTTGTTTGCTACAGGAAAAATTATTAGTGTCGATGAATTTAATGAATGCGCACAGATAAAATTTTATGATCCTTATGGATTTAAAAAGTACTTTGAATATATCCCAGATGTAGTTGATGATGCTCCTCTAGAAATGTTAGATCATTGCCACTTATTTAAAGATTCTATTGTTAAATATGGTAGAAGAGATGCAACAGTTATTGAATACAAGCATAAAAAAGATGATTTGACCGAGTATTATATTCAGACTAATGATACTAAGGAATATCTTCATGTTGATGAAACTAAAATAATAGCGTCTTTTTTCTCTGGAAGTGCAAATCCTGAGCATCAGCTTGAAAATTACGAATTTCAAAATCCGTGCTGGTATTTAGGACGTCAAATTGTAAAAGAAACTATGAATGTGCTTGATAATTCTATATTTGGTTTTAAGGAGTTAGCTGGTTGTAAGATATATTTAAAAGCATTTCAGTTAAATACAATTATGCAATGTCTTCAAAGTGAACAATGCAGGTATATGCTTGCAGATGAGGTTGGGCTAGGTAAGACAATAGAAGCTTGTGCCGTATTAAAAATATATTTGAGCAATAAAGCAAATCAGAAAGTTTTAATAGCTGTTCCTAATGCACTAGTTGCACAATGGAGAACAGAGTTATTGTTTAAATTTGGAATTATTGAAGGAAATAATGAAAATGGAAACAACGTTCAATTAATAGCGGTTGAGCAAGTTCATGAAGTACTGGCCAAGCAGAAATGGAACTTTGTTGTTGTCGATGAGGTTCATAATTACCTAAAGAGTGAAAAATATTATGAAAGAGTCCATGCATTAAGTGTTAACGCAGATAATATTATACTTTTAAGCGCTACGCCGATTCAACAACGACAAAATGAGTATCTATCGCTGCTAAGGCTGATTTTACCTGATAAATATGATGATATTAGTTTAGATGACTTCACTTGTTTAGTTGAAAAACAAAAGAAGATTTCAAGATTAGCGCATGAATTACTTGATGAGATAGATAGTTTTAAAAATGAAATATTACCAGAGGTTGAATCGGATAATCCATTAGATGATGAAGATGTGCAGGATGGATTAGAAGAAATTTGTGATAATTTAGATAGCATAGCAGATATTATTGGAGACCATAAGCTTTCGGAAATGGTTGAAGCAGTTGATACCACATCTCAAGATTTTGGTATTTATGCAATTCAAGTCATTATTTCTTATATTTGTGATAACTATCAAATTGAGAGAAATATTATAAGAGGCAGGAGAGCTGTGCTAGGAGTCTATCCAAATGCCCCAGACGGGGAATTTTCTGAGCGAAAACTAGAAGAAGTAACATATTCGATTAATGAAGAAGAGAATTTTTATGAAAATGAAGCACATAGAACGCTTACTGAATGGATTGTATCTCAACAATCAGAATTAGATGCAGAAAGAATTGATAGAGAGATAAAACCTATTCTTGAGGCTTTTTTTAGCTCTGCTTGGGCATATGTATCCAGGCTAGAAGAGGCAAAGAAAATAGGTGCTTCTATTCCTAATGATGTTTTTACTAGTGCTAACAGATGGTTGGAGGATGAAAAAACTGTATATAAGGATCTAGCCAACGCTATGGATGATGTGGAGTCACATCCATCTAGATTATTAAAATTAATTAACTTTATTGATACAGCGTTATTTGGCGAAAAAATAGTTGTATTTACTGATCAACCGGAAACCTTTGAAGTGTATTGCGATTTGTTGCAATCAGCATTTGGTGATGAAGTTACTTGTTTTGGGGCTAGTATAGATGAAACGGAGAATGAAATTAATATCTATAGATTTCAGTCAGATGATGATTGCAAAATACTTATATGCGATAAGACTGGAGGCGAAGGTAGAAATTTACAGATAGCTGATTATGTGGTGCATATTGACTTGCCATGGAATATCAATAGCATTGAACAGAGAATTGGACGACTAGATAGAATGGGGCGTGATGTTGAAAAGCCAGTGACTTCTGTTGTAATTCATTCTATTGATACATATGAAGATCAATTATTTAAACTTTGGAATGAAGGACTAAATGTTTTTAGCCAGTCATTAAGCGGGCTAGAGATAATTATGAATGACATAAATAACAAAATCACAGAGTCAATAGGTAGTGATTTTGAGTATGGATTATATAGATTAATTCCTGAACTTATCGAGGAATCAAAATCCATGCGTGAAAGTGTACATAAAGAGCAAATTTTTGATACAGCAGCCCTGCGTTTTAAGCCGCTTTATCTGCAATTGAAAAAATTATTATCTAATTATCAGTTTAATGAGAATAAGCTCTTCGCAGATACTATGATGAGTTGGGCTTCCTTGGCAGGGTTTGGAAAATTGAATCATCAAAAGGATAGTAGTTTTGTTTCGTTTGATGAAAATAATTTTTCGCTCAAGTCTGCACAGAATTCATTCCTTATTCCACCTAATTGGAATAACTATCTGTCAAAAAAGCAGAATGAGGTAGCAATACGAGTCCAAAGAGGCTTGGAAGAACGAAAGGAAAGGAATACTACTCATTCTGACCGGATGATAAAAGGATCATTTGATCGAGATACCGCGATTAAAAATGACTATATTCATTTTTATGCTCCAGGAGATGAAGTTTTTGACTGTATTGTTGATAATGCAATGCATTCTTATCGAGGCATGTGTACGGCGTTCGCTGCACTTTCTAGTATGGACTGGAAAGGTTTTATATATACTTTTTCAATAGAGCCTAATGAAAGAGCACTACTCGAAGAAGGGGTATCATTATTTGCATTAGGCCAATTTAGACAGTATTTGTCTAGTTCGATACAAGTGGTTCCGGTAGCTTTTTCAACGTATGCAGATGTTCAAGAAAAAATGGTAATATCTGAGCATAAAAGATTATGTAAGATGGGATATTTTAATCAATCCGATGAAATTGAGCATCTGGGGCGAAGGGGCTACTCTGATGGCTTTATGCATATTTCACGCCAGTACAATTCTAGTAATTTGGATTGGTTCAAGGCTCAATTTGATGAAGAACAATGGAAAAAACTAGTAGAAAAAAGTGAGGAAATTGCTTTTAAAAAAGCAAGGAGCAGGTTTTTAAAGGAATCAGATTTAGAGGGTGCTAAAGAATTGATAAATCAAATTGTGTCTACGAAGGAGTCTAGGGAACGGTACTTTGGTACTACATCTGAGGAGTCAGTTGAAGAACTAAAGCATCAATATGAACTTATTTTTAAAAGCTTGGAAAAACCGATAATTCGATTAGAAGCGGCTTGTTTCCTTTGGTTGGTAAAAAAATGA